A window of Hymenobacter aerilatus contains these coding sequences:
- a CDS encoding GAF domain-containing DNA-binding protein: protein MAKNSYKSHSSLVSTHAAVQEAERLEILRNYQILDTPREQAFDDLAKLTAYICDTPIALISFIGADRQSVKAQVGGENLHDLPRNIAFCSYAMLSEDLLEVEDAAQDANFQYNPLVVGKQKIRFYVGVPLLTPEGYPLGSLCAIDTAPRRLNEQQREALRILAREVVAHLELRRARLQLEKERQQMLEMLRPAIDDSTKTVAEEQHTEIFVRQEQKLVRVATADITYVEALGDYVNIYTERERLTVYSTMKELENRLPSRDFARIHRKYIVCLGRIIAIETDTALFETNKATTLSLPIGSSYKAGLLNRLNLI from the coding sequence ATGGCTAAAAATTCCTATAAAAGTCACTCTTCATTGGTTTCAACGCATGCAGCCGTCCAGGAAGCTGAACGGTTGGAAATACTGCGCAACTATCAGATTCTGGATACTCCCCGAGAACAGGCGTTTGACGACTTGGCAAAGCTCACGGCCTATATCTGTGATACGCCAATTGCTCTTATCTCGTTCATTGGTGCCGATCGACAGAGCGTGAAAGCACAGGTAGGAGGCGAAAATCTGCATGATCTGCCGCGCAATATTGCTTTTTGTAGCTACGCTATGCTGTCGGAAGATCTGTTGGAGGTAGAAGATGCTGCGCAAGATGCTAATTTTCAGTACAACCCTTTAGTAGTTGGCAAGCAGAAAATACGCTTTTACGTGGGAGTGCCTCTACTCACGCCTGAGGGGTATCCTTTGGGCAGCCTGTGCGCCATCGATACAGCACCGCGCAGACTGAACGAGCAGCAGCGCGAGGCGTTGCGCATCTTGGCCCGCGAGGTGGTAGCACACTTAGAACTGCGCCGCGCTCGGCTTCAGTTGGAGAAGGAAAGGCAACAAATGCTGGAGATGCTACGCCCTGCCATAGATGACAGCACAAAAACAGTAGCAGAAGAGCAACACACAGAGATATTTGTACGCCAGGAGCAAAAGCTGGTGCGTGTGGCTACGGCTGATATCACGTATGTAGAGGCGCTGGGCGATTACGTGAATATTTATACAGAGCGAGAGCGACTTACTGTATATAGCACGATGAAAGAACTGGAAAACCGACTACCTAGTCGGGACTTCGCTCGCATTCATCGCAAATACATTGTGTGCCTGGGGCGTATTATAGCCATTGAAACGGATACAGCGCTGTTTGAAACGAACAAGGCCACTACACTATCGCTACCTATTGGTAGTTCCTACAAAGCAGGGCTTCTTAATCGGCTAAACTTAATATAG